A region from the Neurospora crassa OR74A linkage group V, whole genome shotgun sequence genome encodes:
- a CDS encoding Delta(24(24(1)))-sterol reductase has product MPGQQGFFRSHLYELSGFLVPGWSFSLCFCSHHHLSLTHTFVHHTPREIVGDSDTPSQLGLSTAFTNFAWTSSAGLTCPVPSFSYKDNAPSSLGGAPEISLFLFFTMSSSRYSLRQTPRKKELFQGMVETPVRRNTRRSKSQIPESSDGESSASATETVSKQTSAKAKNDTLRKRNLKTTGKFFEHIDEEENTMQPTPPYTSSDEPDVENAPLLSGNSSSSSRSSLDANGKPGAEKLIDGWRPGMDPKIDTSGHFEFGGSLGTGAMMIFFPILMWYMWIGATQYNGGIPSREPGQSWADFAAHLCDLVYTKAFPHAKAWLWYWTFLIFEGAFYCLMPGVTAYGKPLPHEGGKMLKYHCSAYVSFYVTFAIAGVLHFTGIFPLYQIIDEFGPLLSVAIISGFLVSIVAYVSAFVRGATHRMTGHHVYDFFMGAELNPRMFGVLDFKMFFEVRLPWYILLLLSLGAAARQWDRYGYVSGEVGFLVMAHYLYANACSKGEELIVTTWDMYYEKWGFMLIFWNLAGVPLSYCHCTIFLASHHPDEYRWNRFALVGLYVSYLFVYWVWDTCNSQKNRFRAQERGKLLYRKTFPQLPWQTVKNPQKIETETGDSILVDGWYGLARKVHYTCDAYFAICWGLITGFSSPFPWFYPVFFCCMIAHRAWRDITRCREKYGDAWKEYERRVPYLFIPYVI; this is encoded by the exons ATGCCAGGGCAACAGGGGTTCTTCAGGTCCCATCTTTACGAACTCTCCGGCTTTCTTGTTCCTGGGTGGTCTTTTTCGTTGTGCTTCTGCTCACATCACcatctctctctcacacacACTTTCGTTCATCACACTCCGAGGGAGATTGTTGGTGACAGTGATACACCCTCCCAGCTTGGACTTTCCACAGCTTTTACCAACTTTGCTTGGACATCCA GCGCCGGTCTTACTTGTCCAGTCCCATCATTTTCATACAAGGACAACGCACCATCGTCGTTGGGTGGTGCGCCAGAAATctccctttttctctttttcacaATGTCGTCGTCAAGGTACTCGCTACGGCAAACTCCACG CAAGAAGGAACTCTTCCAGGGCATGGTGGAGACCCCTGTACGCCGCAACACCCGTCGCAGCAAGTCCCAAATCCCAGAGTCCTCCGACGGTGAATCGAGCGCCTCGGCCACCGAGACCGTGTCGAAACAAACATCGGCCAAGGCAAAGAACGATACCCTCCGGAAGCGCAATTTGAAGACTACCGGCAAGTTCTTCGAGCAcatcgacgaagaagaaaacacgATGCAGCCCACGCCGCCCTACACATCCTCGGATGAGCCCGATGTCGAGAACGCCCCTCTGCTGAGCGGAAActcgagcagcagcagccgcagcagtcTCGATGCCAACGGCAAGCCCGGGGCAGAGAAGCTTATCGACGGATGGAGGCCCGGCATGGACCCCAAGATCGACACCTCCGGCCACTTCGAATTTGGCGGTTCGTTGGGCACCGGCGCCATGATGATCTTCTTTCCCATCCTCATGTGGTACATGTGGATTGGCGCGACCCAATACAACGGCGGCATCCCCAGCCGCGAGCCCGGCCAGAGCTGGGCCGACTTTGCCGCCCACCTTTGCGACCTTGTCTACACCAAGGCTTTCCCTCACGCCAAAGCGTGGCTGTGGTACTGGACCTTTCTCATCTTCGAGGGCGCCTTCTACTGCCTCATGCCCGGCGTCACCGCCTACGGCAAGCCTCTCCCCCACGAGGGCGGCAAGATGCTCAAGTACCACTGCTCGGCCTACGTCTCCTTCTACGTCACCTTCGCCATCGCGGGCGTCCTACACTTCACCGGCATCTTCCCCCTGTACCAGATCATCGACGAGTTCGGCCCGCTGCTCTCGGTCGCCATCATCTCGGGCTTCCTCGTCAGCATCGTCGCCTACGTCTCGGCCTTTGTCCGCGGCGCCACGCACCGCATGACGGGCCACCACGTCTACGACTTCTTCATGGGCGCCGAGCTGAACCCGCGCATGTTTGGCGTTCTCGACTTCAAGATGTTCTTCGAAGTGCGCCTGCCGTGGTACATCTTGCTCCTGCTTTCTCTGGGCGCCGCTGCCCGCCAGTGGGACCGGTACGGCTACGTCTCGGGCGAAGTCGGTTTCCTGGTGATGGCGCACTACCTGTACGCCAACGCTTGCTCCAAGGGTGAGGAGCTCATCGTGACGACCTGGGATATGTACTACGAGAAGTGGGGTTTTATGTTGATCTTCTGGAACCTGGCTGGCGTCCCGCTTTCGTACTGCCACTGCACCATCTTCCTGGCCAGCCACCACCCGGACGAGTACCGGTGGAACCGTTTTGCACTCGTCGGCCTCTACGTCTCTTATCTGTTCGTCTACTGGGTTTGGGATACGTGCAACAGCCAGAAGAACCGGTTCCGCGCCCAGGAGCGCGGCAAGCTGCTCTACCGCAAGACCTTCCCCCAGCTGCCCTGGCAGACGGTCAAGAACCCGCAGAAGATTGAGACCGAGACGGGCGACAGCATCTTGGTCGACGGTTGGTACGGCCTCGCCCGCAAGGTGCATTATACCTGCGACGCCTACTTTGCTATCTGCTGGGGCTTGATTACCGGCTTCAGCAGCCCCTTCCCTTGGTTCTACcccgtcttcttctgctgcatGATTGCTCATCGCGCGTGGCGTGACATTACTCGCTGCCGCGAGAAGTATGGTGATGCTTGGAAGGAGTATGAGAGGAGGGTGCCTTATCTTTTCATTCCg TACGTCATTTGA
- the cdc15 gene encoding cell division control protein 15, translating into MAPNPPGSFSTERSYHGGNGKAAAVVATKVPGTPRREAGGHGREKAVQDPGLKDYRLGDCIGKGAFGSVYKAFNWGTGEAVAVKQIKLVDVPKSELRMIEAEIDLLKNLHHDNIVKYIGFVKTADCLNIILEYCENGSLHSICKAYGKFPENLVGVYMTQVLQGLQYLHDQGVIHRDIKGANILTTKDGTVKLADFGVSTSTLAGPDKEAQVVGTPYWMAPEIIQLSGATSASDIWSVGCTVIELLQGKPPYHHLAAMPALFAIVNDDHPPLPEGVSPAARDFLMQCFQKDPNLRVSAKKLLRHSWIQGCRRSDAPISKAPSNFIQAVEEVKQWNKALKSSEATPRTSIGSDHGNPSTQNRNASGQHRPNLSISTKVPPQQAKPKANAEVFRSPAVEADDDNWDNDFATAISPSALHLPHIKGQDNFGGLLSSDRLKAFASIDSSREDTENWDEDFGGEFEQTIRPLPKRSDRVSDSKSSQQGHRRQRSSKTTISSASQTKSPVRTQFGNKFELPPRPESIYREQSTEDYSDLFGDTDSVFSSRLNVAVKDAPQLFHPSDLTSLPRSTASPVNGSSGRRQSASARSPSAPEKPAVRRTRMTVEITKFAEDEGDEDFSDIFGAEPESFTKPPKSDEGSEDGHQLMLLSKLSNNSWLGDDEDEDDPFAMMDPGWDEMDLEANIARDRHARLAEKVEERVKSLKPTESEDILADLAEDLLNLLWENSEVKDLIISAHGLLPILEILEPCTVKSRQHMILQLLKIVNAIILDDVELQENLCFVGGIPIITKFAARQYSNEIRLEAAAFVRQMYQTSTLTLQMFVSAGGLNVLVEFLDEDYDMSPDLVLIGVNGIWNVFELQGPTPKNDFCRIFSRSKILDPLAAVLHKVLDEDDRDELSELIEARIVNIFYLFSQAENYVKEVVAERFVLKTVLKDLRRMTPAHQITMLKFIKNLSMLSTTLESLHSADAIDYLIDVLSNSMKRGQQHFREISNQVLNTMFNLCRLSKERQEYAASNGIIPLLLKIMKTDRPPKEFVLPILCDMAHSGSKGRRYLWQNNGLEFYVSLLADQYWQVTALDAIFVWLEKETAKVEHHLLDGNFTTAITSCFNTNKANAFDANLLEPLLKLVRLSPSVAASLAKVEMYAGIAQKLSHKKAVVRLNLLRLVRSIMDGCEVNNTPMATLATSTAGRALRVLFDDIQILADKDPAVLVRNLASEIVRSHIDIDLQHDVAALGALNMGAGPSAIPNPLNNLSSGPRSRSGPRRNTSYTPPGLHASMSMPPTPTHGHRASHSSSAAYIEVASTPKRSGISLAQEREAMYRPHSRDGGVPLINIPRRVSQDTSAGIPSLSSSMGSAGGLGTPSRMRLPRMSMTQYSSPRPSLSSAATAPGAVSATGMGIGNSSIASSRAERERERSESSLSNHNKENYGRIRSGSSVAGPEARILGGGGLYSVSPTGSAVSLSSSFQGSGGGGSEGFSRSYGARESSFSVMGGSAGAGNAKRRSRAPSSDMRWS; encoded by the exons ATGGCGCCGAACCCGCCGGGCTCCTTCTCCACCGAGCGCTCGTATCATGGCGGGAACGGcaaggcagcagcagtcgtGGCTACCAAAGTGCCGGGGACACCGCGTCGGGAGGCTGGCGGCCATGGCCGAGAAAAGGCGGTCCAAGATCCGGGCCTAAAGGACTAT CGACTCGGTGATTGCATCGGGAAAGGAGCCTTTGGATCGGTCTACAAGGCCTTCAACTGGGGAACCGGCGAGGCCGTGGCCGTCAAGCAAATCAAGCTCGTTGATGTACCAAAAAGCGAGCTTCGGATGATCGAG GCCGAAATCGATCTCTTGAAAAATCTTCAT CATGACAATATTGTCAAGTACATAGGTTTCGTGAAAACGGCGGATTGCCTGAACATCATCCTCGA GTACTGCGAAAATGGCTCGCTGCATTCGATATGTAAAGCCTATGGCAAGTTCCCAGAAAATCTTGTCGGTGTGTACATGACCCAGGTCCTTCAGGGGCTGCAGTATCTGCACGACCAGGGTGTCATCCATCGAGATATCAAAGGTGCCAATATTTTGACTACCAAGGATGGCACCGTCAAGTTAGCAGACTTTGGCGTGTCAACCAGCACCCTAGCAGGCCCAGATAAGGAGGCGCAAGTGGTAGGGACTCCTTACTGGATGGCCCCTGAGATCATTCAACTGTCCGGCGCGACCTCTGCCTCGGATATCTGGAGCGTCGGATGTACGGTTATTGAGCTTTTACAAGGAAAGCCTCCATATCATCACCTGGCTGCGATGCCGGCTCTTTTTGCTATTGTTAACGATGACCACCCACCGCTTCCAGAAGGAGTCTCGCCG GCTGCTCGTGACTTCTTAATGCAGTGTTTTCAAAAGGACCCCAACCTTAGAGTATCGGCGAAAAAGCTTTTAAGACATTCGTGGATTCAAGGCTGCCGGAGGAGTGATGCGCCGATATCGAAAGCACCATCGAACTTTATTCAGGCCGTCGAGGAAGTCAAGCAGTGGAACAAGGCGCTCAAGTCATCGGAAGCCACCCCTAGAACATCGATTGGTTCAGATCACGGAAATCCTTCCACGCAGAATAGAAATGCTTCTGGCCAACATCGTCCAAATCTCTCTATTTCGACAAAGGTGCCCCCACAGCAAGCGAAGCCGAAGGCGAATGCAGAGGTCTTTAGGTCTCCTGCGGTAGAAGCTG ATGATGATAACTGGGACAATGACTTTGCCACTGCAATTTCACCTAGTGCGCTTCACCTCCCTCACATCAAAGGCCAGGATAATTTTGGAGGACTACTTTCCAGCGATCGGCTCAAAGCGTTTGCGTCCATTGACAGCTCGCGGGAAGATACGGAGAATTGGGACGAAGACTTTGGCGGAGAATTTGAGCAGACGATTCGTCCCTTGCCGAAACGGTCAGATAGGGTGTCCGATTCCAAGTCTTCTCAGCAAGGACATAGGCGGCAAAGGAGCAGCAAAACCACGATTTCAAGCGCCTCCCAGACTAAGTCGCCTGTGAGGACGCAGTTCGGAAACAAGTTTGAACTTCCACCCCGTCCTGAATCAATCTATCGTGAGCAGTCTACCGAGGATTACTCTGATCTCTTTGGCGATACGGACTCTGTCTTCAGTAGCCGGCTTAATGTTGCTGTCAAG GACGCCCCGCAACTATTTCACCCTTCTGATCTCACTAGTTTACCGCGCTCTACGGCATCACCTGTCAATGGCAGCAGCGGGCGGAGACAGTCAGCTTCCGCGCGGTCACCATCAGCCCCTGAGAAGCCCGCCGTCCGAAGGACAAGGATGACAGTAGAGATCACAAAGTTTGCTGAAGACGAGGGTGATGAGGACTTTTCGGACATTTTCGGGGCCGAACCGGAAAGCTTCACAAAGCCGCCCAAGAGCGATGAGGGATCAGAAGATGGCCATCAACTCATGCTCCTTTCCAAGTTGTCCAACAATTCTTGGCTTGgggacgacgaagatgaagacgacCCCTTTGCGATGATGGATCCAGGCTGGGATGAGATGGATCTCGAGGCCAATATTGCTCGTGATAGACATGCTAGGTTGGCCGAGAAGGTGGAAGAGAGGGTCAAATCTTTGAAGCCGACGGAGAGTGAGGATATACTTGCTGATCTGGCTGAAGACTTGCTCAATCTTCTATGGGAAAACAGCGAGGTCAAGGATCTCATCATCAGTGCACATGGGTTGCTACCGATCCTGGAGATCTTGGAGCCCTGCACAGTGAAGAGTCGTCAGCACATGATCTTGCAGCTGCTGAAGATCGTCAATGCG ATCATATTGGATGACGTCGAGCTGCAAGAGAACTTGTGTTTCGTTGGTGGTATCCCTATCATCACCAAGTTCGCTGCTCGGCAGTATTCGAACGAAATCCGCTTGGAGGCCGCAGCCTTTGTTCGGCAAATGTACCAGACTTCTACCTTGACGCTGCAAATGTTCGTCAGTGCAGGCGGTCTCAATGTCTTGGTAGAGTTTCTGGATGAAGACTATGACATGTCGCCAGACCTTGTTCTTATCGGCGTGAATGGCATTTGGAACGTCTTTGAGCTTCAG GGCCCAACCCCAAAGAACGACTTTTGCCGCATATTCTCGCGAAGCAAAATCTTGGACCCATTAGCTGCAGTGCTGCACAAGGTCttggatgaagatgatagGGATGAGCTGTCCGAGCTGATTGAAGCTCGCATCGTCAACATTTTTTATCTCTTCTCGCAAGCTGAGAACTATGTGAAGGAAGTCGTTGCCGAGCGCTTTGTACTCAAAA CTGTCCTAAAGGACCTCAGGCGGATGACACCTGCTCACCAAATCACTATGCTCAAGTTCATCAAAAACTTATCCATGCTGTCAACCACGTTAGAGTCATTACATTCCGCTGATGCCATTGACTACTTGATCGACGTTTTGAGCAACTCGATGAAGAGAGGGCAGCAGCATTTCCGCGAGATCTCCAATCAAGTGCTCAACACCATGTTCAACCTATGCCGACTCAGCAAGGAGCGTCAGGAATACGCTGCCAGCAATGGTATCATTCCACTGTTGCTCAAGATCATGAAGACTGATCGGCCGCCCAAGGAATTCGTCCTCCCTATTCTCTGCGACATGGCGCACTCGGGCAGCAAGGGCCGAAGATATTTGTGGCAGAACAATGGGCTGGAATTCTACGTTTCGCTCTTGGCAGATCAGTATTGGCAAGTCACCGCGCTGGATGCTATCTTTGTCTGGCTAGAAAAGGAGACGGCCAAGGTTGAACACCATTTGCTCGACGGCAACTTTACCACGGCGATCACGTCTTGCTTCAACACTAACAAGGCAAATGCTTTCGACGCCAACCTTCTCGAACCGCTTCTGAAGCTTGTACGACTTAGTCCCTCTGTGGCAGCATCACTTGCCAAGGTGGAGATGTATGCTGGTATCGCCCAGAAACTGAGCCACAAGAAGGCCGTTGTGCGCCTCAACTTGCTCCGTCTCGTGCGCAGTATCATGGACGGCTGCGAAGTCAACAACACTCCCATGGCGACCCTAGCCACTTCGACTGCGGGCCGTGCGCTGCGTGTTCTCTTTGACGATATACAAATACTGGCAGATAAGGATCCAGCAGTATTGGTGCGTAACTTGGCATCGGAGATCGTTAGAAGCCACATCGACATCGACCTACAACACGACGTAGCAGCCTTGGGCGCACTAAATATGGGCGCTGGGCCCTCGGCCATCCCCAATCCGCTCAACAACCTGAGTTCTGGACCACGCTCGCGGTCTGGCCCCCGGCGCAATACTAGTTATACACCGCCAGGCTTACATGCCAGCATGTCCATGCCGCCCACACCCACGCACGGTCACCGAGCCTCGCATTCGTCTTCGGCCGCATACATCGAAGTAGCATCAACGCCGAAACGCTCCGGAATCTCCCTAGCCCAGGAGCGCGAAGCAATGTATCGGCCGCACAGCAGAGACGGCGGCGTCCCGCTGATCAATATCCCACGCCGAGTTAGCCAAGACACCTCAGCGGGCATTCCTTCGTTGTCCTCATCCATGGGCTCGGCCGGTGGCCTAGGGACGCCCTCAAGGATGCGACTGCCCCGCATGTCCATGACGCAGTATAGTTCTCCTAGACCGAGTCTATCATCTGCCGCCACGGCGCCCGGAGCGGTCTCAGCGACGGGCATGGGGATAGGTAACTCAAGCATAGCGAGCAGTCGTGCCGAGCGTGAGCGAGAGCGAAGCGAAAGTTCACTGAGTAACCATAACAAGGAGAACTACGGGCGGATAAGGTCCGGATCATCAGTTGCGGGTCCCGAGGCGAGGATtctcggaggaggagggctgTACTCGGTCTCGCCGACAGGGAGTGCAGTGAGCTTGTCCAGCAGTTTTCAAGgtagtggaggaggaggaagtgagGGGTTCTCACGCAGCTACGGAGCGAGGGAATCATCGTTCTCCGTTATGGGTGGTAGTGCGGGCGCCGGAAACGCTAAGCGCAGAAGTCGAGCACCTAGTTCGGACATGAGGTGGTCGTAG
- a CDS encoding dihydrofolate synthetase Fol3 gives MIDLGLARIGRLLQHTPQTWKAIHVAGTNGKGSICAYLSAMLSASGVSCARFTSPHLIDRWDCITINEKPVSETIFRQVEGLVKQRDQDEKIGATEFELLAATAFEIFHRLKVEYGVIEVGLGGKLDATNILKHKSVTVIAKIGLDHQSFLGNTVEEIALQKAGIIRSGVPCVVDDSNESSVLKVIQDHAKEVGGVELHYPSSDSALLQILTKEGYEPHQVQNLACALLAFRLACPDVDHSMSRLLPIVKQLQWPGRLQKIDLFPIIRQHQEALLDGAHNSQSAEVLAGYVNKHYRSRSQSITWVLAASKGKDVDSIMSHIIQPSDHVTAVQFGQVDGMPWVKAEDPANLINQATRYGVETQNTHNSGDDVRAALEWASKAAGDKPIVVAGSLYLVSSVLRLMREAESYQKA, from the coding sequence ATGATCGATCTCGGACTGGCCCGCATCGGGCGTCTTCTTCAGCACACGCCGCAGACCTGGAAGGCCATCCACGTTGCCGGCACCAACGGCAAGGGCTCAATATGCGCCTATCTCTCGGCTATGCTCAGTGCCAGCGGTGTCTCGTGTGCGAGGTTCACCTCACCCCATCTCATCGACCGCTGGGACTGCATCACTATCAATGAGAAGCCCGTCTCCGAGACGATATTCCGTCAAGTCGAGGGCTTGGTCAAGCAACGGGATCAGGACGAGAAGATCGGGGCCACCGAGTTCGAGCTCCTTGCTGCGACCGCCTTTGAGATCTTTCACCGTCTGAAAGTTGAGTATGGCGTAATCGAGGTTGGTCTCGGCGGGAAGCTGGACGCTACCAACATCTTGAAGCACAAGTCCGTTACCGTCATCGCAAAAATTGGTCTTGATCACCAGTCCTTCCTAGGAAACACGGTTGAGGAGATCGCGCTGCAAAAAGCAGGCATTATCCGCTCCGGCGTTCCCTGTGTCGTCGATGACAGCAACGAGTCTTCGGTCCTGAAAGTGATTCAAGACCATGCGAAGGAGGTCGGCGGCGTAGAGCTGCACTATCCCTCATCAGATTCCGCCCTGTTGCAGATTCTCACCAAAGAAGGCTATGAGCCGCATCAAGTTCAGAATCTGGCGTGCGCGTTGTTGGCCTTTCGCTTAGCGTGTCCGGATGTTGACCACTCGATGAGTCGTCTCCTCCCCATCGTTAAGCAGCTGCAATGGCCCGGTCGTCTGCAAAAAATTGATCTCTTTCCCATCATCAGGCAGCATCAAGAGGCTCTGCTGGACGGAGCCCACAATAGCCAGTCGGCCGAAGTTTTGGCTGGGTATGTCAACAAGCACTACCGCTCGCGGAGTCAATCAATTACTTGGGTTCTGGCCGCTTCCAAGGGCAAAGATGTGGACAGTATTATGTCCCACATCATACAGCCGAGCGATCATGTCACGGCTGTGCAGTTTGGGCAAGTGGATGGAATGCCGTGGGTTAAAGCCGAGGACCCGGCCAACTTGATCAACCAGGCAACCCGTTATGGCGTTGAGACTCAAAATACGCACAACTCGGGAGATGATGTACGAGCTGCCCTCGAATGGGCATCCAAGGCTGCAGGAGATAAGCcgattgttgttgctggaagTTTGTACCTGGTCTCCAGTGTCCTGCGTCTCATGCGTGAGGCGGAATCTTACCAAAAGGCGTGA
- a CDS encoding DUF218 domain-containing protein, whose protein sequence is MLLPPNHLIIVCGHAIWLGGPENGWDESEWLIEPYKKGETPTFIAHIKAGLEELAKDDRAVLMFSGGPTRPETRLSEAQSYYNLALANSFFDLPPSSGPSAAAPFSNRIFLEERALDSYYNILFSLIHYWRVVHPQHPQHAWPERITIVSHAFKRNRLVDGHCAAIFGLDSSSLELEERVRFVGINPPGVGGDGVVEMDKESNEKKEAMQGVQLALGQWAEDPHGVGEELAEKRRARNCWGVDQRLFFSEEERRSSGVETRILEDGSEVLVDGDKPRPWAR, encoded by the exons ATGTTACTACCACCAAACCACCTCATCATCGTCTGCGGCCACGCCATCTGGCTCGGCGGCCCAGAAAACGGCTGGGACGAATCCGAATGGCTCATTGAGCCTTACAAAAAGGGCGAAACGCCCACGTTTATTGCCCACATCAAAGCAGGTCTTGAAGAACTCGCAAAAGATGACCGCGCAGTGTTGATGTTCTCTGG CGGCCCAACCCGCCCCGAAACGCGCCTTTCCGAAGCCCAAAGTTACTACAACCTAGCCCTCGCCAACTCCTTCTTCGAccttccgccttcttccgGCCCTTCCGCTGCCGCCCCCTTTTCGAACCGCATCTTTTTGGAAGAACGCGCCCTGGACTCCTACTACAacatcctcttctccctcatcCACTATTGGCGCGTCGTCCACCCTCAGCACCCTCAGCACGCCTGGCCGGAGCGCATCACCATCGTGAGCCACGCCTTCAAGCGGAACAGGCTGGTGGACGGGCACTGCGCTGCCATTTTCGGTTTGGACTCCTCCtcgttggagttggaggagagggtgaGGTTTGTGGGTATTAATCCGCCTGGGGTTGGTGGCGATGGAGTTGTTGAAATGGATAAGGAGTcgaacgagaagaaggaagctatgCAAGGGGTGCAGTTGGCTTTGGGACAGTGGGCTGAGGATCCACATGGGGTGGGGGAGGAGTTGGCtgagaagaggagggcgaggaatTGTTGGGGGGTGGATCAGCGGTTGTTTTTCAGtgaggaggaaaggaggagtAGCGGAGTTGAGACGAGGATTTTGGAAGATGGGAGCGAAGTGCTGGTTGATGGGGATAAGCCAAGGCCTTGGGCAAGGTGA
- a CDS encoding U1 small nuclear ribonucleoprotein C: MPKFFCDYCDVYLTHDSMSVRKAHNSGRNHLRNVVDYYQQIGHEKAQSVIDSITSSYAAEGQAHANPMLPQNQPGGVPPGLGFPPPGAGVPPFPPFPGGMPPPFPGMPGGAPVPPPGAFGAPGVPGGIPPPGAPGARGMPPMPPFPGMPGAPAGIPGVPPPMPGPGGLPFPPPGGLPFPPPGAGNFPFPPPGAPGAFPGMPPFGAPGQGPPGADKR, from the exons ATGCCAAAAT TCTTTTGCGACTACTGCGATGTGTACCTCACGCACGATTCCATGAGCGTCCGCAAGGCGCACAACAGCGGTCGTAACCATTTACGAAACGTTGTTGACTACTACCAAC AGATTGGTCACGAGAAGGCCCAATCCGTTATCGATTCGATTACCTCCTCGTACGCCGCCGAAGGCCAAGCCCACGCCAATCCTATGCTCCCGCAGAACCAACCCGGCGGAGTCCCTCCCGGCCTCGGCTTCCCGCCCCCGGGCGCCGGCGTTCCCCCCTTCCCGCCTTTCCCTGGCGGCATGCCTCCTCCGTTCCCAGGCATGCCCGGTGGCGCGCCGGTGCCCCCTCCCGGAGCCTTTGGTGCCCCAGGCGTGCCCGGCGgtattcctcctcctggagCGCCAGGAGCTCGCGGAATGCCTCCAATGCCCCCATTTCCTGGTATGCCTGGCGCTCCTGCTGGTATACCTGGCGTACCGCCTCCGATGCCCGGTCCTGGTGGTCTGCCATTCCCGCCCCCAGGAGGTCTACCCTTCCCCCCACCTGGAGCAGGAaactttcccttcccccctcccgGTGCGCCAGGTGCGTTCCCCGGTATGCCACCTTTTGGCGCCCCTGGTCAAGGGCCTCCGGGTGCCGACAAGAGGTGA
- a CDS encoding endoplasmic reticulum vesicle protein 25: MASLKSLLSGFLLLAGAAQALKFDLEATSSHHSNQRRCIRNFVNKDTLVVVTATLDGYKGDGMNVNMHISDSHGNEYGKAKDIAGEQRIVFTSHHDAAFDVCFENYLTGSKYVENPRRHVELDIDIGADAKDWSAIQATEKLKPLETDLRRIEELVGEVVNEMDYLRAREQKLRDTNESTNNRVKWFGMATTFLLIALWGWQIMYLRAYFRSKHLI, encoded by the exons ATGGCATCCCTAAAGTCGCTGCTGAGCGGCTTCCTGCTGCTCGCCGGTGCCGCCCAAGCTCTCAAGTTCGACCTTGAGGCTACCTCTTCACACCACAGCAACCAGCGACGATGCATACGGAACTTTGTCAACAAGGACACATTGGTGGTTGTAACGGCTACGCTTGACGGATACAAGGGCGATGGCATGAACGTCAACATGCAC ATCTCCGATAGCCACGGAAACGAGTACGGCAAGGCCAAGGATATTGCTGGCGAGCAGCGCATCGTCTTCACCTCGCATCACGACGCAGCCTTCGACGTGTGCTTCGAGAACTACCTTACTGGTT CCAAGTATGTCGAGAACCCCCGCCGCCACGTCGAGCTCGATATCGACATTGGTGCCGATGCCAAGGACTGGTCCGCCATCCAGGCCACCGAGAAGCTTAAGCCACTTGAAACCGATCTGCGCCGCATCGAGGAGCTGGTCGGCGAGGTTGTTAACGAAATGGATTACTTGCGCGCTCGTGAGCAGAAGCTCCGTGATACCAATGAGAGCACCAACAACCGTGTTAAGTGGTTTGGCATGGCCACCACTTTCCTCCTCATTGCTCTCTGGGGGTGGCAGATTATGTACCTCAGGGCGTACTTCAG ATCTAAGCATCTTATTTAA
- a CDS encoding TPR repeat protein, which translates to MASSLRALRPAAATFARAAAVRPASVASRHVIAFSRSASNDSTDNQQKKDLDVGELQGATFKIEPLRRVGEDPATMRARLLYQSRKRGTLESDLILSTFAAAHLGSMTPEQLKQYDLFLDENDWDIYYWATQEPPLPGQENQHLQQNSEEASLSEKKEQLPPNPRAGEWAQTVGTFKPAYRPVPARWKGSEILELLRTHVKEKGMGSKGGMAFMPRLEEYK; encoded by the exons ATGGCTTCCTCTCTTCGCGCCCTCCGGCCCGCGGCCGCCACCTTTGCGCGCGCTGCCGCTGTGCGCCCCGCCTCCGTCGCCAGCAGACACGTCATTGCCTTTTCGCGATCGGCCAGCAACGACAGCACAGATAACCAGCAAAAGAAGGACCTCGACGTCGGCGAACTGCAAGGCGCCACCTTCAAGATCGAGCCGCTCCGGAGAGTCGGCGAGGACCCCGCCACCATGCGGGCGCGTCTCCTTT ACCAATCTCGCAAACGCGGCACCCTCGAATCCGACCTGATCCTCTCCActttcgccgccgcccacctCGGCTCCATGACGCCCGAACAACTGAAGCAATACGACTTGTTTCTTGACGAAAACGACTGGGACATTTACTACTGGGCCACGCAAGAACCCCCCTTGCCCGGCCAGGAGAACCAACATCTCCAACAAAACTCCGAGGAGGCTTCTTTGtcagagaagaaggaacagTTGCCGCCTAACCCGCGCGCGGGCGAGTGGGCACAGACGGTCGGCACCTTCAAGCCGGCGTACCGCCCGGTCCCGGCTAGGTGGAAGGGCAGTGAGATTCTGGAATTGTTGAGGACGCATgtcaaggaaaaggggatgGGAAGCAAGGGGGGGATGGCGTTCATGCCGAGGTTGGAGGAGTATAAGTGA